A genomic segment from Pseudomonas sp. S09G 359 encodes:
- a CDS encoding dienelactone hydrolase family protein: MSQVTVRSVVYQIDGQSYESRLAFDASHKGPLPGLLMAPNWMGVSAGAEEIAKSVASKGYVVLIADLYGQTVRPSNGDEAGAAMMPLKNDNPALIKRMQAAFEQLQGQTEAAVDTSKLATFGFCFGGFCSLELARTGAPLKAAVSFHGTIDTQNPAGAKHVKGSVLVLHGASDPLVPKEQLPAFEAEMNAAGVDWQLLSYGGAVHSFTDPHANVPGKMMYDAKTAKRAFQSMHNLLDEVFKG; this comes from the coding sequence ATGAGCCAAGTCACTGTGCGTTCCGTGGTCTATCAGATTGATGGCCAGTCTTATGAGAGCCGTCTGGCGTTCGATGCCAGCCACAAGGGCCCGCTGCCGGGCCTGCTGATGGCGCCGAACTGGATGGGTGTGAGTGCCGGCGCTGAAGAAATCGCCAAGAGCGTGGCCAGCAAAGGCTATGTGGTGCTGATTGCCGACCTGTACGGGCAAACCGTGCGTCCGTCGAACGGTGATGAGGCCGGCGCGGCGATGATGCCGTTGAAGAATGACAACCCGGCGCTGATCAAGCGTATGCAGGCAGCCTTTGAGCAACTGCAAGGCCAGACCGAAGCCGCGGTGGACACCTCGAAGCTGGCAACCTTCGGCTTCTGTTTTGGCGGTTTTTGCTCGCTGGAGCTTGCGCGTACCGGCGCGCCACTGAAAGCTGCCGTATCTTTCCACGGCACTATCGATACCCAGAACCCGGCTGGCGCCAAACACGTCAAGGGTTCGGTGTTGGTGCTGCACGGCGCGTCCGACCCTCTGGTGCCAAAAGAACAGCTGCCGGCCTTTGAAGCCGAAATGAACGCGGCCGGTGTGGATTGGCAATTGCTGAGCTACGGCGGCGCGGTGCATTCCTTCACCGACCCGCACGCCAATGTACCGGGCAAGATGATGTACGACGCGAAGACCGCCAAGCGGGCTTTCCAGTCGATGCATAATTTGTTGGATGAAGTGTTCAAGGGCTAA
- a CDS encoding pirin family protein yields MTTLTVIRPRPEDVEGQPILRPLPSRECRSVGPFVFFDHMLHTRYAPGSGMNIRQHPHIGLSTLTYLFEGVLQHKDSLGSDQVVQAGDVSWMTAGSAIAHVERTPDAVKASGFSLHGLQVWLASPKDHETGPGHYSHHPAASLPVSDNLGVQIRLIAGSGFCLKSPVPVLSPTLYAEVQMQAATTLLIPDEHEERAVYVLEGEAQLDGEALEVHSLVVLPAGQAMTLFAETDCHLVVLGGAALDGPRRINWNFVASDPLKIDEARRRWAAGEWPTVPGETERIELPVR; encoded by the coding sequence ATGACCACCCTCACCGTGATCCGCCCTCGCCCGGAAGATGTCGAAGGCCAGCCGATCCTGCGCCCGTTGCCGTCGCGCGAATGCCGCAGCGTCGGGCCTTTTGTATTTTTCGACCACATGCTGCACACCCGCTACGCGCCGGGCAGCGGCATGAATATCCGCCAGCACCCGCATATTGGCCTATCCACCCTCACCTACCTGTTCGAAGGCGTGCTGCAGCACAAGGACAGCCTGGGCTCGGACCAGGTGGTGCAGGCCGGCGACGTCAGTTGGATGACCGCCGGCAGCGCAATTGCCCACGTTGAGCGCACCCCCGACGCGGTGAAGGCCAGCGGTTTCAGCCTGCATGGCCTGCAAGTGTGGCTGGCATCGCCCAAGGACCACGAAACCGGGCCGGGGCATTACAGCCATCACCCGGCGGCGAGCCTGCCGGTGAGCGACAACCTGGGCGTACAGATCCGGCTGATCGCCGGCAGCGGCTTCTGCCTCAAATCACCCGTGCCAGTGCTGTCGCCCACGCTGTATGCCGAAGTACAGATGCAGGCGGCCACGACCCTGTTGATCCCGGATGAACACGAGGAACGCGCGGTGTATGTGCTGGAGGGGGAGGCACAATTGGACGGTGAAGCGCTGGAGGTGCATAGCTTGGTGGTATTACCGGCGGGTCAGGCGATGACACTGTTTGCCGAGACGGATTGCCATCTGGTGGTGCTGGGTGGCGCGGCGCTGGATGGGCCGCGGCGGATCAATTGGAATTTTGTCGCGAGTGATCCGTTGAAGATCGACGAGGCTCGGCGGCGTTGGGCGGCTGGGGAATGGCCGACCGTGCCGGGTGAAACTGAAAGAATTGAGTTGCCAGTGAGATAG
- a CDS encoding OsmC family protein — MPVTVNTLNAENFRHSVNINNHELFTDLPKSLGGDDSAPSPHDYFDAALASCKALTVRLYAQKKDIPLTGVTVEVTHDATEEQKGKYALSVKLTLKGVLTDEQREELHRVAEKCPVHKLMTTAEISIETKLSEGAFSQ; from the coding sequence ATGCCTGTTACCGTGAATACGCTGAACGCTGAAAACTTCCGCCACAGCGTCAACATCAACAATCACGAGCTGTTTACTGACCTGCCCAAAAGCTTGGGCGGTGACGATTCGGCGCCCTCCCCCCACGATTACTTCGATGCTGCGCTGGCGTCGTGCAAAGCGCTGACGGTCAGGTTGTATGCGCAGAAAAAGGACATCCCGCTCACCGGCGTAACGGTGGAAGTCACCCACGACGCCACCGAAGAGCAAAAAGGCAAATACGCGCTCAGCGTCAAGCTGACCCTCAAGGGCGTGCTCACCGATGAACAGCGGGAAGAACTGCACCGTGTGGCCGAAAAATGCCCGGTGCATAAACTGATGACCACGGCCGAGATCAGCATCGAGACAAAACTGTCCGAAGGTGCCTTCAGCCAATAG
- a CDS encoding amidohydrolase family protein, producing MPWTPLSVALLLAATSFAAQARDYAYSDAHLHYVDFFQETAGMDKLLKAMQENRIEHVMISGIPVAKKWHEDEPKRPRYYAGDDADAYWYSATDVIVAAAVNKLTPEQRQHFHPFLSGFNPNDKNSAAHIQRMLDLNPGLWQGIGEVFTRHDDLTALTSGDTPRANNEAMTRIYHLAAENDLPVMLHSNITSKRERNPLYLAEVEEPLRNHPHTRFIWAHAGTSKEIHRHQVQMDFLLPTLSRMLEAYPNLYIDLSWSMLTPYLLDDAGKPRPEWVKLVERFPERFMLGSDVVGRFNKLGKEMRRFEPFLDALPEEVAHKVAQDNFLAILPKAPRDLGAR from the coding sequence GTGCCCTGGACCCCTCTGAGCGTTGCCCTGTTGCTCGCCGCCACCAGCTTTGCCGCACAGGCTCGCGACTATGCCTACAGCGACGCGCACCTGCACTACGTGGATTTTTTCCAGGAAACCGCAGGCATGGATAAATTGCTTAAGGCCATGCAAGAGAATCGCATCGAGCATGTGATGATTTCCGGCATCCCTGTCGCCAAGAAATGGCACGAAGACGAGCCCAAGCGCCCGCGCTACTACGCCGGCGACGATGCGGATGCCTATTGGTACAGCGCCACTGACGTGATCGTCGCGGCGGCGGTAAATAAACTGACACCCGAACAGCGCCAGCACTTTCATCCGTTTCTGTCCGGCTTCAACCCCAACGACAAGAACTCCGCGGCCCATATCCAGCGCATGCTCGACCTCAACCCAGGGCTGTGGCAGGGCATTGGCGAAGTGTTCACCCGCCACGATGACCTGACGGCCCTGACCTCCGGCGACACCCCGCGCGCCAACAATGAAGCCATGACGCGCATCTATCACCTGGCGGCCGAAAATGACCTGCCGGTGATGCTGCATTCCAATATCACCTCCAAGCGCGAGCGCAACCCGCTGTACCTGGCGGAGGTGGAGGAGCCGCTGCGCAACCATCCGCACACCCGCTTTATCTGGGCCCACGCGGGTACCAGCAAGGAAATCCATCGCCATCAGGTGCAGATGGACTTTTTGCTGCCCACCTTGAGCCGCATGCTGGAGGCCTACCCCAATCTTTACATCGACCTGTCCTGGAGCATGCTCACGCCGTACTTACTCGACGACGCGGGCAAGCCCCGGCCGGAGTGGGTCAAGCTGGTAGAACGCTTCCCGGAGCGCTTTATGCTCGGCTCGGATGTTGTAGGGCGCTTCAACAAGTTGGGTAAGGAGATGCGCCGGTTTGAGCCCTTCCTCGATGCGTTGCCTGAGGAGGTTGCCCACAAGGTCGCGCAGGACAACTTCCTGGCCATCCTGCCCAAGGCGCCTCGCGATTTGGGCGCGCGTTGA
- a CDS encoding methyl-accepting chemotaxis protein, protein MSIRSLNIAPRAGLGFGVLALMVFALGGFALLQMANMRQQSDQVENNWLPSVMAVGEMSQDLLRVRALTLRLLLNREPQALTQNEQKLNDLKSGLHRAQTLYEALIVLPEERTLFDRFKVQEQQYLQRQEQVMGFSQANQLDDAIRVVNGEMNQLADEMATTLRELVSLNKASANQAASLAQRVFSESRSWVVGMIVLTALITIGLAVWLTRSIVLPLAQSLKVAQGVASGDLTGEISVTGNDEPARLQQALKGMQENLRDTIRRISESSNQLASASEELSCVTEDATRGLHQQNQEIEQAATAVNQMTAAVEEVASNAVATSQASRESDRIAQRGREQVQQTVVSIEALADDVTANATEVGDLAQKVYGISKVLDVIRSIAEQTNLLALNAAIEAARAGDAGRGFAVVADEVRALAHRTQQSTQEIEQMISGIQQGTDQAVSSMQQSNTRARSTLDIAKSAGLALEEIASAFTLINERNLVIASASEQQAAVAREVDRNLMNIRDLAHQTSTGANQTSAASHELSRLAVDLNSMVARFSV, encoded by the coding sequence ATGAGTATTCGTAGTCTGAATATCGCCCCGCGCGCCGGCCTGGGCTTTGGTGTGTTGGCCTTGATGGTGTTTGCGCTGGGCGGCTTTGCCCTGTTGCAGATGGCCAATATGCGCCAGCAGTCGGACCAGGTGGAAAACAACTGGTTGCCCAGCGTGATGGCGGTGGGGGAGATGAGCCAGGACCTGCTGCGGGTGCGCGCGCTGACCTTGCGCCTGCTGCTCAACCGCGAGCCCCAGGCGCTGACGCAGAATGAACAGAAGCTCAACGACCTGAAAAGTGGCCTGCACCGCGCGCAAACGCTGTACGAAGCGCTGATCGTGCTGCCCGAGGAGCGCACGCTGTTTGATCGCTTCAAGGTCCAGGAGCAGCAGTACCTGCAACGTCAGGAGCAGGTCATGGGGTTTTCCCAGGCCAATCAGCTCGACGATGCTATTCGGGTGGTCAATGGCGAGATGAATCAACTGGCCGATGAAATGGCCACCACCCTGCGCGAGCTGGTCAGCCTCAACAAAGCCAGTGCCAACCAGGCCGCGAGCCTCGCGCAACGGGTGTTCAGCGAGTCGCGCAGTTGGGTGGTCGGCATGATTGTGCTGACTGCGCTGATCACCATCGGCCTGGCGGTATGGCTGACCCGCAGTATTGTGTTGCCGCTGGCCCAGTCACTGAAAGTGGCCCAGGGCGTCGCCAGTGGCGACCTGACCGGCGAGATCAGTGTCACTGGCAATGATGAGCCGGCGCGCTTGCAGCAGGCGCTCAAGGGCATGCAGGAAAACCTGCGCGACACCATCCGGCGTATCTCTGAGTCGTCGAACCAGCTGGCATCGGCCTCCGAGGAACTCAGCTGCGTGACCGAGGACGCCACCCGTGGCCTGCATCAGCAAAACCAGGAAATCGAACAGGCCGCCACGGCGGTCAACCAGATGACGGCGGCGGTGGAAGAGGTGGCGAGCAATGCAGTGGCCACGTCCCAGGCGTCCCGTGAGTCGGACCGCATTGCCCAGCGTGGGCGTGAGCAAGTGCAGCAGACGGTGGTGTCGATCGAAGCGCTGGCTGACGATGTGACCGCCAATGCCACCGAGGTCGGGGATCTGGCGCAGAAGGTCTATGGCATCAGCAAAGTGCTGGATGTGATCCGCTCGATTGCCGAGCAGACCAATCTGCTGGCGCTGAACGCCGCCATCGAGGCGGCGCGTGCCGGGGATGCCGGGCGCGGTTTTGCGGTGGTGGCCGATGAGGTGCGCGCGCTGGCCCATCGCACGCAGCAGTCGACCCAGGAAATCGAGCAGATGATCAGCGGCATCCAGCAGGGCACCGACCAGGCCGTCAGCTCGATGCAGCAGAGCAACACGCGCGCACGTTCCACCCTGGATATCGCCAAATCGGCGGGGCTGGCGCTGGAGGAAATTGCCTCGGCGTTTACCTTGATCAATGAGCGCAACCTGGTGATCGCCAGTGCGTCGGAGCAACAAGCGGCGGTGGCGCGGGAGGTGGATCGCAATTTGATGAATATTCGTGATCTGGCGCATCAGACGTCGACCGGGGCGAATCAGACCAGTGCGGCGAGCCACGAGTTGTCGCGGTTGGCGGTGGATTTGAATTCGATGGTGGCGCGGTTTTCGGTGTAG
- the fabB gene encoding beta-ketoacyl-ACP synthase I, translating to MRRVVITGLGIVSCLGNDKETVTANLRASRPGIRFNPEYAEMGLRSQVSGSIDLPLEELIDRKIYRFVGHAAAYAYLAMKDAIADSGLSDDQVSNVRTGLIAGSGGASTLNQMEALDILREKGVKRVGPYRVTRTMGSTVSACLATPFQIKGVNYSISSACATSAHCIGTAVEQIQLGKQDIVFAGGGEEEHWSQSFLFDAMGALSTQYNETPEKASRAYDAKRDGFVIAGGGGMVVVEELEHALARGAKIYAEIVGYGATSDGYDMVAPSGEGAIRCMQMAMSTVDTPIDYLNTHGTSTPVGDAKEMEGVRAVFGDKAPAISSTKSLSGHSLGAAGVHEAIYCLLMMEGNFMAGSANIDEIDPVVADMPILTKTVENAKIDTVMSNSFGFGGTNATLVLKRWQGK from the coding sequence ATGCGCCGCGTCGTTATCACTGGTCTGGGCATCGTTTCTTGCCTGGGCAATGACAAAGAGACCGTCACCGCTAACCTGCGTGCAAGTCGCCCTGGCATCCGCTTCAACCCGGAATATGCCGAAATGGGTCTGCGTAGCCAGGTTTCCGGCTCCATCGACCTGCCCCTCGAAGAACTGATCGATCGCAAGATCTATCGCTTCGTCGGCCACGCTGCCGCCTACGCCTACCTGGCCATGAAAGACGCCATCGCCGACTCCGGCCTGAGCGACGACCAGGTATCGAACGTACGCACCGGCCTGATCGCCGGCTCGGGCGGCGCATCCACCCTGAACCAGATGGAAGCGCTGGACATCCTGCGCGAAAAAGGCGTGAAGCGCGTTGGCCCGTACCGTGTAACGCGGACCATGGGCAGCACCGTTTCGGCCTGCCTGGCCACGCCGTTCCAGATCAAGGGCGTGAACTACTCGATCTCCTCCGCATGCGCCACCAGTGCTCACTGCATCGGTACTGCCGTTGAGCAGATCCAGCTGGGCAAGCAGGACATCGTATTCGCCGGCGGCGGTGAAGAAGAGCATTGGAGCCAATCGTTCCTGTTCGACGCCATGGGCGCGCTGTCCACCCAATACAACGAAACCCCGGAAAAAGCCTCCCGCGCCTACGACGCCAAGCGTGACGGTTTCGTCATCGCCGGCGGTGGCGGCATGGTGGTGGTCGAGGAGCTGGAACACGCTCTGGCCCGTGGTGCCAAGATCTACGCGGAAATCGTCGGCTACGGCGCTACTTCCGATGGCTACGACATGGTTGCCCCAAGCGGCGAAGGCGCCATCCGTTGCATGCAGATGGCCATGTCCACCGTTGATACCCCAATCGACTACCTGAACACCCACGGCACCTCGACTCCGGTCGGCGACGCCAAGGAAATGGAAGGTGTGCGTGCGGTATTCGGCGACAAGGCTCCGGCCATCAGCTCTACCAAGAGCCTGTCCGGTCACTCCCTGGGCGCCGCTGGCGTTCACGAAGCGATCTACTGCCTGCTGATGATGGAAGGCAACTTCATGGCCGGCTCGGCCAACATCGACGAGATTGATCCGGTTGTGGCTGATATGCCGATCCTGACCAAGACCGTTGAAAACGCCAAGATCGACACCGTGATGAGCAACAGCTTCGGCTTTGGTGGCACTAACGCCACCCTGGTGCTGAAACGCTGGCAGGGCAAGTAA
- the fabA gene encoding 3-hydroxyacyl-[acyl-carrier-protein] dehydratase FabA: MTKQNAFTREDLLRCSRGELFGPGNAQLPAPNMLMVDRITHISEEGGKYGKGELVAELDITPDLWFFACHFEGDPVMPGCLGLDAMWQLVGFFLGWQGLPGRGRALGSGEVKFFGQVLPTAKKVTYNIQIKRVLKGKLNLAIADGSVSVDGREIYTAEGLRVGVFTSTDNF, translated from the coding sequence ATGACCAAACAAAACGCCTTTACTCGGGAAGACCTGCTGCGCTGCAGTCGCGGTGAGCTGTTCGGCCCAGGTAACGCGCAACTGCCCGCCCCGAACATGCTGATGGTGGATCGCATCACCCATATCAGCGAAGAGGGTGGCAAGTACGGCAAAGGTGAATTGGTCGCCGAGCTGGATATCACCCCGGACCTGTGGTTCTTCGCCTGCCATTTCGAAGGCGACCCTGTGATGCCGGGCTGCCTGGGCCTCGACGCCATGTGGCAGTTGGTCGGTTTCTTCCTCGGCTGGCAAGGCCTGCCGGGCCGTGGCCGCGCCCTGGGTTCGGGCGAAGTGAAGTTCTTTGGCCAGGTCTTGCCGACCGCCAAGAAAGTCACCTACAACATTCAAATCAAGCGCGTCCTCAAGGGCAAGCTGAACCTCGCCATCGCCGATGGTTCGGTGAGCGTCGACGGTCGCGAGATCTATACTGCCGAAGGCCTTCGGGTTGGCGTATTCACTTCCACTGACAACTTTTAA
- a CDS encoding ATP-binding protein, with product MTLRRRWDINTRTQLITLGPALLLTLLLISFFTFVRIQDLRQELDHTGQLIANQLAPATEYGVISGNNDVLDSLLRATLATPHVRFLEIQDSSENILVYVEQPSETHDRSLSVKVFQAPIRLQHIQLGNDFFQDNLNEPKAPRADYLGRVIVGMSNDAFSQRQQEILFKAGILALFALLFTFLLARRLAASLSQPISAMGHAVKAIQQGDYKTPLPIVDDSELGDLSRHINNLAEGLNQASREQQQAMAQLIETREEAERANSAKSDFLAMMSHELRTPMNGVLGMLQLLETTEMTEEQTEYAALASESTEHLLKVINDILDFSRIERAALELEHIPFNLADLISSCAQAFQHSAQQRGLTLTLPIPQGLGALRVQGDPTRIRQILVNLIGNALKFTEHGTVSVEPQWQTLDHELVWFTCTVRDSGIGISAERLELMFDAFQQADSSISRRYGGTGLGLPIARTLAERMGGTLRAQSEEGRGSVFTLEIPLAIDQHSVPDIASNAEGKTGAGDGRQVLLVEDNPVNRTVVEAMLRSLGFEVSLATDGAEAIRSAESLIFTAILMDCRLPLIDGYEATRQIRQLPGCADLPIIALTANALQGDREACLAAGMNDYLAKPFKRTDLQQILQRWVQ from the coding sequence ATGACCTTGCGTCGTCGTTGGGACATCAACACCCGCACCCAGCTCATCACCCTGGGCCCGGCACTGTTGCTGACGTTGCTGTTGATCAGCTTCTTTACCTTCGTGCGTATCCAGGACTTGCGCCAGGAACTGGACCACACCGGCCAGCTGATCGCCAACCAACTGGCGCCCGCTACCGAATACGGCGTGATCTCCGGCAACAACGACGTGCTCGACAGCCTGCTGCGCGCCACGCTGGCCACGCCCCATGTGCGTTTCCTGGAGATTCAGGACAGCAGCGAGAACATTCTGGTGTATGTCGAGCAACCCTCGGAGACACATGACCGCTCGCTGTCGGTGAAAGTCTTCCAGGCGCCGATCCGCTTGCAGCACATCCAGTTGGGCAATGACTTTTTCCAGGACAACCTCAACGAACCCAAGGCGCCCCGGGCTGACTACCTGGGGCGAGTGATCGTCGGCATGTCCAACGACGCGTTCAGCCAGCGCCAGCAGGAAATCCTGTTCAAGGCCGGCATCTTGGCGTTGTTCGCCCTGCTGTTCACGTTCCTGCTCGCGCGGCGCCTGGCCGCCAGCCTGTCGCAGCCGATCAGCGCCATGGGCCATGCGGTAAAAGCCATCCAGCAAGGCGACTACAAGACACCGCTGCCGATTGTGGATGACTCGGAGCTGGGCGACCTTTCGCGGCATATCAACAACCTTGCCGAGGGCCTCAACCAGGCCAGCCGCGAACAGCAGCAGGCCATGGCCCAGTTGATCGAGACCCGCGAGGAAGCCGAACGGGCGAACAGTGCCAAATCGGACTTCCTGGCGATGATGAGCCACGAACTGCGCACGCCGATGAACGGCGTACTGGGCATGCTGCAACTGCTGGAAACCACCGAGATGACCGAGGAACAGACCGAATACGCGGCGCTGGCCTCTGAGTCCACCGAGCATCTGCTCAAGGTCATCAACGACATTCTCGACTTCTCGCGCATCGAACGCGCAGCCCTGGAGCTGGAACATATCCCGTTCAACCTGGCCGACCTGATCAGCAGTTGCGCCCAGGCCTTCCAGCACAGCGCCCAACAACGCGGGCTGACGCTCACGCTGCCGATTCCGCAGGGCCTGGGCGCCTTGCGGGTGCAGGGCGACCCGACGCGTATCCGCCAGATCCTGGTGAACCTGATCGGCAATGCATTGAAGTTCACCGAGCACGGCACCGTCAGCGTCGAACCGCAGTGGCAGACCCTCGACCATGAGCTGGTGTGGTTCACCTGCACCGTGCGCGACAGCGGCATCGGGATTTCCGCCGAACGCCTGGAATTAATGTTTGATGCGTTCCAGCAAGCTGACAGTTCCATTTCAAGACGTTACGGCGGCACCGGCCTGGGCCTGCCCATCGCCCGCACTCTGGCCGAACGCATGGGCGGCACGCTGCGCGCCCAAAGCGAAGAAGGTCGCGGCTCGGTATTTACCCTGGAAATCCCGCTGGCCATCGATCAGCACAGTGTGCCGGACATCGCCAGCAACGCTGAAGGCAAAACCGGCGCGGGTGACGGCCGCCAGGTGCTGCTGGTCGAAGACAACCCGGTCAACCGCACTGTGGTCGAGGCCATGCTGCGCAGCCTGGGCTTTGAAGTGAGCCTGGCGACCGATGGCGCCGAGGCGATCCGCAGCGCTGAAAGCCTGATTTTCACCGCGATCCTGATGGATTGCCGGCTACCGCTGATCGACGGCTATGAAGCCACCCGGCAGATCCGCCAGTTGCCGGGGTGCGCCGACCTGCCGATCATCGCCCTTACCGCCAATGCCTTGCAGGGCGACCGCGAAGCCTGCCTGGCAGCGGGTATGAACGATTACCTGGCCAAGCCGTTCAAACGTACGGATTTGCAGCAAATACTGCAGCGTTGGGTGCAGTAG